Genomic window (Oryza sativa Japonica Group chromosome 3, ASM3414082v1):
GCGCGCACCTTCCGGAACAGGAGTTCGTTCGGCTAGTCCGACGCGCGGATCGCTCCTGAGCTCGGGTTCCAGCGCCCGGCCGGCAATGTGCCCCTTCTGCTTGATTGCGTCCGGCGCCACCACCTGCGGTATCATCGGCGAACAGAAACAAACCATTAGAACCCCCAACCCACTCGAGGCGAAATTCCTCGCTCGTTCCAGCGGCGGGATAatgcggcgggggaggggggaagaGGGGTATACCTGCGGGGAGGCGGAGCGGGTGAGGTCGCAGATGGCGCAATcgtccgcggcggcgtggcaccaggccgcggaggcggcggggggcggcgggagggaggagggggcggtggcggtggaggaggcgaggaggcgcgcggcgtagcggcggatgcgcatggcggtggcggtggaggcggtggagggtTGGGGAATTTGGGAGGAGAGCTCCGCTTCGCCTCGCCTCTCCTGGGGGAGGGAGGAATTTTCTGGTGGCCTCCTCGTGTTCCGCCTctcgcctccgcctcggcctTCTTGGTGGTCTAGGGTTGCCGCGACCCGCGTGGCTTTTCTTCCAGCTGACTGTGTTGTGTGCCTGCCCTGCGTGTGTAGTTAGTCACGGTCTAGCGGTCTCCACTCTCCAGCGACTTCTGCTCTTGTGCAAgctgagctttccttttcttccatggcattgttcttttttttttccacgttTGATTTGAATTTCTTGTTTTTATGTATAATCATATGGATGGTCTAATTTCATATTACTTACGTGATCCATGGGTAGCCAATCCAATTACTATAGTAGGGCTGCTCGGCTGAACTAAATACAATTGTGTTGTAGAAGCCGACAAGACAATAACAAACCGTTGTGTTGCTTTATATAGTTTTGTCGTTGATTGAATGCATGGCCGTACAAAGCTATTGCTCAAAGTTACTAAATCCGATATTCTGGTCTCCACTCTCAAGTGGCTTCTGCTTTGTGTTGTGTGCTGAGCTTTCCtttacttttcttttctccGAATTGGGAATTTAAGGTGAAGTTCTTTTTAAATTTTCTGAATGCATAGTCATGTAAATGGTATAATTTAGTGAAATTAGGTTGTGCATGGataatgtttttatttattaaaaaattgataACGGATAGTAGGTATTAATATGGTGAACCTGCTCCGCTAAGCTGGTTAGAGCTGCGACGTAGCAGCTAGCTAGATAACAACAAATTGTTGCTTTATATAGTATTGTCATTGGTTGAATGGTTGTACGACGCTATTGATTGAAGACGCTATTGATTGAAACTGCTACATCCTGCAATTGCACCAGTAGAGGATGCACATGTGTGTACCGCGTAGATGTGCTCTACCTGTGGCGTTTCATATGGCTTTATGGGTATGATATTATGTAAGGAATGATTTTTAGCATCTGTATATCGAGTGATTTAATTACGATGAAAAATGTAAAATATAGTTACGGAAATTATGTGTGGATATATTTTAAGTATTTTACGATTTTGTAGACATTTCTAAACACTTAAAAAAATTGAGTAGAATTTTACaatagagattttttttaatataaattaaatgaATTTTGCAAAACTCACAATCACACAACTACAAATTTAAAGTGATATATCATAAACCTACAACAGatttagcaccaaatttattCCAAAACTGCATATTTCAGACCAagatcacaaaactacatatgtagtgataaaattatcacaaaggTTTATGAGCAATTGAATCATGAAACTACCATGCTTATAGCTATGCTAGGGTTTTGCGATAACTTTAATATTAGATTTATAGTGTTGCGATATTTAGctctaaatatgtagttttgtcgtaaatttggtgttaaatcTACAGTTTTATAATAGAACATTTTAAATCTATAGGTACATGATAGTTTGGGCAAgcatatgtaattttgtgaaTTTTACTCATAGAACTTTTGTACAGAGCATACTAAGATGTGTACTTCAACTTTCCCTTTGATGCATATCAAACTTATTTCAACTTGGGCTTGACAAAAACATGATTAATCGTGCAAAATGAACTCGACAACTTTCCGGCTCATTTATCTGGAGTGTGCCTCATTTGTTAATTGTTttctatatatatgaatataatgtaagtttgaaaaaaaaaccatatatatactacatagACATTTTCACatccatatgcatatacacacgcatgcacaaaaaaaaaagaagtacgAGACAGGCAATTCTATCAAAGAACAAAATCACACTACTAATTCATTAAGCACCCATGTATAAATTTCATGAACTATATGTACATCAATGCGGTGCACACGTATATTTTGTAGCGTATGGACGAATTGCACTACCATgcgatcgatggatcgatcaaTGCCGAGGACGGCGCCCGAGCCTGAGCTCCAAGTCCAGGTCCGGCTTCCTCTCCGGCGAGCCTTCTGGCGTGCGCGGcgacccgtcgccgccgcggccatggcgCCCGAGGCGCAGGTGCAAGTCATGATCACGATCAGTACTAGAGTCTGCGCCACCAAGCAGGCTCAGCTCCCTGATATGGCTATCACTGCTACCTGCAGCGCGCATGGCTTCCCCGTCCACTCCGGCCACCGTTGCCGTGCCGCCGGCGTAGGACGTGGCGGCGAAGCTGCTGCTCATCGGCGGAGATGTcaccggcggtggcgccggggtaggaggaggaggagagtacTCCAGGTAGCGGTGCTGGTTATAGCAGTCCACGTCGTCCCGGGACACCATCGACGTTGTGCCGGTGGCCGTGGGCCGCCGCGACGGCatggcgcggtggcggtggcggcggtggatgtTCATGTGCCCGCCGAGCGCCTGGGCCGTGGTGAAGCCGCGCTTGCAGAACACGCACCCGTAGTACGGCCTGGCAGcggtcggcgccgccgtgggcgacgccaccgcctcctGCTGCCCCGGCGAGCTCATCACCGGCGCCATCTCGGCCATGAACTCCTGCTCGCCGCCACACTCCATGTGGCTACCAATCTAGCTAGGACGATTCTTCGAAGGGTTTGGGGATTAATTAGATTAGCCGGTGAACGAAGAGCATTGCTATTGTCATCAGTCTCTCTGAATAAATAACGGATATTGCACGGTTTTGACAGGGTAGTTTCGGCCGGCCGGCCTTGATGCGTAGCAGCTGCCTCTCGATCGCTGTCCAAGACTTTGCCCTAGCTGTCTCGTGTGTGTGTGATCGCCTTGCAGTGCAAAATGGATATACTGGAGGCTGAAGCTGCTTCACACTGAAGAACTCTCTTGTGCAAAATGGATATAATAGTACTGGAGTGGTCCTTAAAGAGGTATCAAAGGTAccaaaaaatttagtgtaattTTATGTACCTCCTAGTGTCGGAGATACCGAAAAGTtataaattttacactagaaaatataaTACCTTCTAGTACCTTTTCAAATACTATAAAATCACTCATAGTGCAGGCTTTCTCGTTCAGACTTCAGAACTGCTTGTAGGTTGGTTTTCCTATATGTCATATATTAATCTGAGCAACAGTATATATCCGTGACGCCCTTGTTACAGACTTACAATTTGCAAGGGGTTCTAGTAGTGTAGTAAGCTCCTGGAGGTAGCATAAATAACCTTGCATTTTACTACATGGACATATGGGTTTGGATGATGACACTGGCGTTTTCTGAATAACAACTAAACTAACTTCTTGTGAGTTCAAAAGGAAAAGAAGTAGACCTGCTGTAACTTCACGTTTAAGAGTTAAATGGTCAGACATACTACAACAATTCCCCTATAATGTAGGAGTACATATAGAACTGAATGATGAAATGGTGAGCAAATTAATACGCGTATATGATGCAGCAATCACCGGTTCACGGATTACTGTCAGACATCACTGTAAACGTTTCTGTGAATAACTCCACTACAGATTTCCAATTTGCATCAATGGAGCAGGAGTTCTAGTAAAACTACTCGacgccatttttttttctagcagaGAAATTTCATTGCTTATGTGTATTCTTTCGGTTCTTCTTGAGGTGGACACATCGAAATTGTTTCATTTTGTTACAGTCAGCTGATGAAGCTGCTAGCTGCTTCTGTTGTTGCTGTCATCCTCGGACGCATCAATTAATGACTCGGCCCTGCCTAGGATGAAACTAAATTCTGAAACAATCATACAAACCGTTGCTTTCTTTAGATAAACTAATCTTAGATTACTATGCGTGTATGGGCAGATGTGATGCACAATTCAGACAGTACTTGTCTGAAGTCCAGCTTGCAAATTAGACTAATTGTGAGTCTGTGACGATTCTTCTTCGCATCAGCATTCCACCTTTGTAAGAATTAATTTACTGACATTGTTTGTCACCTTGCATTTGGACTCCGACGAAATGGCTTGCAGTTACAACATTTTTTATGAACCGTTGACTGGAAAGTTGAATTTGATGTCTCTGTCGAGACGCTTGCACCTGTGACCCTGGCTGGAGCTTTTGGAACTTTGGTCGCAGTCAATGTTGATCTAGATGGAATTGATAAATATAATAAGATTAGTTTCCTAATTATATTCAGGTTGCAAATATGCTACTCCATCTTTGTAGCTATGAACTCAGACTTCAGAGTTGCAAATGAGTTTTCggagttcagagttcagagtaaTTTGTAGCTCTGAAGGTCCTGTGAAGTTGTGAGATGAGCGATCTTAGCTGATCCAGACAATTCCCTGAACTCTAGCTCTAGGAGAAGTTCAATGGACAGCACTACTAGTAGGGCCAAACACAAAAATGGAGCTCGTCAAAGCTCCATTTGTCATCTGCTTGCATGGACATTCAGTGACCAGTTGAGACCAATTCAAGGCATTGCCTTGAGCAATTGACAATGCCGGCCATCTTGTCCATCTTAGCTTCAAAGAATTGAGCCCTGAATTGGGCCTCCAATAATTAGGCCAGAATGACTTGAAACTGATCGAATTTAGTCATGTAGCCTAAAGCCCAAAACAAAGAGAAACCCACAAGACTTTCTCTTCCCCCCGGGTATCATATCAACATCAACCTTGTTAGTTCTACATCTGCGACATCCCAACCACAAGCTGTTTAGCAGTCTGACCTCTCTAATCCTCTCCTAGAAAAAGTCCAAAAACACAAGAAGATTtttctgaaactctgaacttgTATCTGACGCCGGCAACCTCTGAATTGTTTACTCCTCTCTTTGCACACGGACCCTTAGCCTTAGCTGTTCGTACCTACTCCTCGATTGTTTAGTCTCCTGCAAGCTCAATTGCAAGCCGTCTTCCGTGTTCTTGTCGtggaggacatgtacacgtaCGCATGCAACACCATTGCTTTCCATAATGCAAAAATACTACCCGGCACAAACTTACACGTACTCTCTGAAGGCAAAAAcaagtgaagaaattcagggAACAGACAAACCGGGCAATCAGAATTGCATGGAGAAAAGTGGGTGTTTGCACGTACGGAGAGGCTGGAATCATTGCATAAACTATAGCCCAGGTTACGTGCAAACGATTTCTAATTCATTTCGGCTAGTAGCTGCATGGGCTATTGGGCTTTAATTAGCTTTGTTTGATTATTTGCAAAAGCCGGTAGCAGATGAGAGTGAGtgtgtgttcttttcttctcgaCAGAGCTGGCGCACTTGAAGTGACCTTTGCAACAACCCCTAAATTTGTATAGAATTAAGGACAATCTAGTGTCGTCCATAATCATGAACGATCATAGCTTGGCCATGATGAGTCAGGTGCaaacaaaactgcaaattaAAAGCTTCATAAAACTCTGAACTTCTCAAGGCCCCCAATGTCAATCAAAGTGTAACCAAAACTGTCCTACCATATTCAGATACTCTACTTATCGTCATTTTAACGGAGACACATATAATATATGCATGCGTCCATGCGCATATAATTGATCGGTGAAAGCGATGTGTGTTTTGATTGATCGACCGTGCGAAAATCGATGTGATTTGCGGGTAAGATGGCCCTGAAATTTCGTGCGACGGACAAGAAGCAACGCTGTACCGAACGAACTGAACCCGGACAAGATCAGAGCAAAGTCCACGTTTGCCCGGAGGTAAACTACTCTCTGAAAACCAAAAGGCATTCGGCGGCAAAAGGCGCCGCCGTGCATGGCTGCTGTTAATTAAGTTTAGTTCTTTTAGTTCCCCCTCTAATTAATTCCTGCAAGCACACGGGGCCTCATCTCCTGAAGAACCTGAACCCACTTTGGTTGAACTCATCATACGCACGTACTACTCCACCTTCTTAATTCTAAGCTGTTAACCTTGTTTCATTATTCCAGAAAAACTAATCACGGTCGGTTCATAATCACTTAATCAGTGTATCACTACCGGTTTTTAAACCTTTACAGATTAATTACCGACATTGATATCCAGGTTTGGATTGTGCTGTTTCTGGTGGTGTTTTTATCCTCTCAGACATATTTGGAAAATTTTGTTCAAGCTGAAATAACCGTACACTTCATCCGTTTCAATTTTTATGTCATTAGTATGAACATTTCTCCAAGGCATTGATTCCAATACATGGAAATCAAATTTTTTTCCCCAGCCAATCAAGTGTTCATAGAGAAATctaagcaattcaaaattttaactaAAGATAATATTTTCTCTTAACCTTAATATGTGCTtaatcattttgattttttttcctagtcaaatttCTTTATGTTTGGCTAAGTtgatagaaaaatttagtaacatctacaacaccaaattagtttcattaatttagcattgaatataaattgatagtatgtttgttttatgttgacTATAAAATATTAGTAGTAGTAATGGTGTCCATTCTACAATAACACCCTTACCACTGATATTTGGGGCCCATAATATATACTATTACACCACCCTCCAACGAGTCCTCCTAAATTTCAGTGCTGGTTTCACTAAATTTCAAAATCACCTACTTGTAGAACAAGGAAAATTATAAAAGTACTACTTAGATTAAAATTGATTTCATAAGCTAAAaactcaaattttttttgcaacgcacgggttctTAGCTAGTTTTTCTATAACCTAGTCAAACTGTaactttaaaaagtttgacttaaaaagtcaaaacaacttaaaaatatacaacggagggagtactaaacaatatagaaatatttatattttggaacagaaggagtatattttttttcgaataAGGAACAGAAGGAGTATAAGTTGTAGCTCATCGGAATAAATTAGGAGTGTAGACGTACCAttgtttgaaaaaataaatagtgTAGACAAACTAACATGTTTTGGGTGAAAATTTAGTGAGACCATGTGCCGAGTTGAACATTGGTAGCAGGTACTTATAAATTCGAGTAGAACCCATTCCTCTCATGAGATACATGTGTGGGCCATAAATTGTGCAAATGAGCAATATTAGGGAGGTTGATACGCAAGAGATTGCTGCTCCTTtcaattcgtttttttttctcagaaatgaATAATAAATAAGCTTATATTGGAGTATTTGGTTGTCCTTAGAATTAACAACACACTCGCATGTCCCTCGCTCTCCTGTACATCATGCGCATTCTTCTCTGGCTCTGTCCCCTCGCGCCCTCGCAGCCATGGCCGTCTTCCCCCCTATAAAACTCAAGTCCTCTTCGTCGTGGACATATCGTCGTGAATTAGCTTAGGTTATACTAGCTGCCAATGGCGTCGTCGGGAGTGGGCGGCGTGCCGGGGTCGCCGTGCGGGGCGTGCAAGTTCCTGCGGCGCAAGTGCGCGGCGGAGTGCGTGTTCGCGCCCTACTTCTGCGCGGAGGACGGGGCGGCGCAGTTCGCGGCGATACACAAGGTGTTCGGCGCCAGCAACGCGGCGAAGCTGCTGCAGCAGGTGGCGCCGGGCGACCGGAGCGaggtcgccgccaccgtcacctACGAGGCGCAGGCCAGGCTGCGCGACCCCGTCTACGGCTGCGTCGCCCACATCTTCGCGCTGCAGCAGCAGGTAATTACAAATTCTTAAACCCctcgcgatcgatcgatcactcgCCGGCGAGCTAACTTAGCACACGGATGCCGCAGCTGGCGACGCTGCAGGTGCAGGTGGCGCAGGCGAAGACGCAGGTGGCGCAgacgctggcggcggccggcatgcTGACGGCTGGGAACCCTCTCCtccagcatcagcagcagcagcagcaggcgtgGCAGATTGAGCACGAGTCGACGATGACCTCGACGCAGAGCTCCGGCTGCTACAGCGCGCCGCGCTCCGACGGGTCGACGTCGCTGCAGGACATGTACTGCTTCGGCGAGCAGGAGGAAGGCAGCTACTCAAGATGAAAACgaaaccaaaaaaacaaaagtttctTCTTAATTTGCAGCTTTCGTTTGCTTCACAAATATCACAAGTTCAGATTGTACCATGACTTCCCTTCTTGAGCTTAATTTCGCTGGAAAAGCACTGTGTCACTTGcgatttcagctgaaaaaggGGTGCAAAGATTACGTGGTCTGTAACCAAGAAAAGGTTACAATTTCATAATCCAGAATCATATAATTAAAACTTTGATGAGAGATGGGAGCAATTAAACATGAACGGCAAGAACAGAGCTGGCAAGTGATTAGTAGCAAACACACCTGGTGACATGAGTAGTagtgttcttttcttttgcttttggGTTGGCTCGTACCCACCTGAAGGAGCAAGCCTCTGATTGCGCGCACGCTGGATTATCCAACAGCCTAACCTGGGCCCTACGCACATGATGGGCCTTCATGGGCTGCATTCGGCCTGCGGCCTGGTGGGCTTTAGTGGGCCACCTTCCTGTTTTTACCCCTAAGAAGAAGGGTGATCTGCTCTGCTCATTTGTGGAAAATTAAACAgacattttcttttttgtgttcATTTAAATTCATACTACTTGTTACTCACTCCCATAACAAATACTCGTCGTTTTGGATATCGGCAGGTAGTTTAGTACATCAATCTTTACTTGTTCTTTTCCCCCCCTAAAGCGGCTGTATGTACCGTACTGGTGTTTACTTCCCTTATATGCACATTATTTGCTCAAAATACGATGATAGGTAGTActataagggtgtgtttagttcacgctaaaattgaaagtttttgttgaaattagaacgatgtgatggaaaagttggaagtttatgtgtgtagaaaagttttgatgtgacggaaaagttagaagtttgaagaaaaagtttggaactaaaccaggcctaagtTAAAAATCAGGCTGCATTTTTAGTGGCTCAGATTACTTGGGACATCCAGATAGAAGATTATATGTGGTTAAAACTATATAGAGATAGATAGCATTATACtctattttacaaattaaatcAGTTTTCGAAAATCATGACTATTTACATACAAAGTTCTAGGATTACTAAAAATCAGTAGGGTTGTGTTGGTAGCGATATGTTTAGTTCACtgccttactaaattttggaatAGTCGATCGAAAATGGTAAGAAAGTGAATAAGCTCCGCCTACAGACTTTTAACATAGGATAATAGtccttcaacaaaaaaaaatccaaaattattttggaacatAAGGTACAGTAGAATATTTGTATACATCATCCGAAAAGAATTAAAAACAAAGATGCAGCAGGAATGGCCGAATGGGGGGAATAATCCACCTTGTGATGGTTCAGGGTTAAAGTGAGCTGATAAAAGTTTGGAAGGTTAAGTACACTGGTGAAATACTTTTGACAAAACCCTATCATACAAGGTTTTTTAGCAATGTTTTCAGTAATATTATAATTTAGAGGGATAAAGctaaccttttctttttgagaGGGATATATTACTTAATATGTTAGGTTATATTATAGGAAATAAGTGAGACAAGGGAAATGGCATATTGGAAAAGTTATGCATGTATTGCTCTTCACTGGAAAGAAACCAATGATTGTTAGCTTTCATTGCCAGGTAATAAGCTAATTACGATTGATAACTTTCCTCTGATCGATGTCTGTGTCTGTAATGATGCAAAGTATCATTTCTTCTttgttgttttgttgcttttcatTATATTGCATTGATCCAATGTATAATTAGCTACTCAGTCCATGCATGTATAAATACAATACTGCGTGGAGCATACAACTTTAGTTTGCCTGGAAAGAACTTTTTATCACTTAAGTTGACCTTTATTTGTGCCTGTGCGAATCATATCACTTTAGTTGACCCTGTTTCTCATTTTTAATGAACCAAAGGAAATTacactttatggttattctcaCATCAAGGTACTTTGTCTTTAAA
Coding sequences:
- the LOC107275484 gene encoding transcriptional regulator SUPERMAN, translated to MECGGEQEFMAEMAPVMSSPGQQEAVASPTAAPTAARPYYGCVFCKRGFTTAQALGGHMNIHRRHRHRAMPSRRPTATGTTSMVSRDDVDCYNQHRYLEYSPPPPTPAPPPVTSPPMSSSFAATSYAGGTATVAGVDGEAMRAAGSSDSHIRELSLLGGADSSTDRDHDLHLRLGRHGRGGDGSPRTPEGSPERKPDLDLELRLGRRPRH
- the LOC4331627 gene encoding LOB domain-containing protein 16, translating into MASSGVGGVPGSPCGACKFLRRKCAAECVFAPYFCAEDGAAQFAAIHKVFGASNAAKLLQQVAPGDRSEVAATVTYEAQARLRDPVYGCVAHIFALQQQLATLQVQVAQAKTQVAQTLAAAGMLTAGNPLLQHQQQQQQAWQIEHESTMTSTQSSGCYSAPRSDGSTSLQDMYCFGEQEEGSYSR